Genomic window (Methanomassiliicoccales archaeon):
TTTTCATCAAGAGAATCGTTATCGGTCCCGGCGTAAATTTCGAAATGAGTTTTCTTGATTTGTTATCGAGTACAGCGAACTCCTCTAGCATATTCACATCCCGTACGGCTATCGACAATGGCATATCAAACGGTCTTCTCTTCACCATGTAGACTTTCTTGATGGCAGACTCATCAAAGGGGTTTGCACCCAATCCATACAAGGTTTCCGTTGGATAGATCACGAGCTTCCCTTGCTTCACGCCATCCGCTATTTCTCTGATTTTCGATTCTCGCAGGTCACACACTGGGCAATTCTTTTTCTTGCACGATATCAGCTCCATTCAGATCTCTCCCAAACATTTTAGCGCACTTAGTATCTGATGCCTTG
Coding sequences:
- a CDS encoding L-threonylcarbamoyladenylate synthase translates to MELISCKKKNCPVCDLRESKIREIADGVKQGKLVIYPTETLYGLGANPFDESAIKKVYMVKRRPFDMPLSIAVRDVNMLEEFAVLDNKSRKLISKFTPGPITILLMKKGNIPDILTSATPEIGIRIPDHPLALRLIEQCGPIISTSANLHSRPDPTTAQMAIADIGNEVDYCFDCGPCRVGKPSTIVQVTDNGIEIIRQGAISREAIEAALNE